Proteins encoded in a region of the Eschrichtius robustus isolate mEscRob2 chromosome 14, mEscRob2.pri, whole genome shotgun sequence genome:
- the RBFA gene encoding putative ribosome-binding factor A, mitochondrial, which yields MWAALGGAGGLQVGLLLGGARGLHSSPVSCGKNLFKKFASKTKKKFWYEGPSLGSHLTHKPSQWASLTKSTSKRARREDHVRLRALNGLLYKALTELLCTPQVSQELCDLNVELSRVSLTADFSACRVFWRTTVSEARNASMEAVLRRSAAPMRHLLMSQQTLRNMPPIVFVQDKKNAAVVEVDRLLAIADFGHPDEEDFVQDDSSDPEALDTASPCDTLGPAAPSSLCGIDHEALNKQILEYKRRREKGRGSVGPAWPEHTTELMRKRKAKPRVDDDLSPKDCLWETGSDEPLDDGALPEEHGPGYAWGLQGQSGNQRQRERIVDPDPRP from the exons ATGTGGGCAGCTCTCGGCGGGGCCGGGGGGCTCCAGGTGGGGCTCCTTCTGGGCGGCGCTCGAGGCCTGCACAGCTCGCCGGTCTCCTGCGGCAAGAACCTATTCAAGAAATTTGCTTCGAAAACCAA GAAGAAGTTTTGGTATGAAGGTCCTTCCTTGGGCTCTCACTTG ACTCACAAGCCGTCCCAGTGGGCATCCCTGACCAAGAGCACCTCCAAGAGAGCCAGGAGGGAAGACCACGTGCGCCTGAGGGCCCTGAATGGCCTCCTCTACAAAGCGCTGACTGAGTTGCTGTGCACCCCGCAAGTGAGCCAGGAGCTCTGCGACTTGAACGTGGAGCTCTCCAGG GTCTCTCTGACTGCAGACTTCTCCGCCTGCCGCGTGTTCTGGAGGACGACCGTCTCTGAGGCTCGGAACGCAAGCATGGAGGCCGTGCTGCGGAGGAGCGCTGCGCCCATGAG GCACCTTTTGATGTCCCAGCAGACCCTGAGGAACATGCCGCCAATAGTGTTTGTTCAGGACAAAAAAAATGCAGCTGTAGTGGAG GTTGATCGGTTACTGGCAATTGCTGATTTTGGACACCCGGATGAAGAAGACTTTGTGCAAGACGATTCCAG CGACCCCGAGGCCCTGGACACGGCATCGCCGTGTGATACCCTGGGCCCTGCCGCACCCTCGAGTCTGTGTGGGATCGACCACGAGGCTCTCAACAAGCAGATCCTGGAGtacaagaggaggagagagaaagggcgtGGGAGCGTGGGCCCAGCATGGCCGGAGCACACGACTGAGCtgatgaggaagaggaaggcCAAGCCCCGCGTGGACGACGACCTCTCTCCCAAGGACTGCCTGTGGGAGACGGGGAGTGACGAGCCCCTGGACGACGGGGCCCTTCCCGAGGAGCACGGCCCGGGGTATGCGTGGGGGCTCCAGGGGCAGAGCGGGaaccagaggcagagagaaaggatCGTGGATCCTGACCCGCGCCCGTGA